A stretch of Paenibacillus mucilaginosus 3016 DNA encodes these proteins:
- a CDS encoding response regulator encodes MNPKEVKIMLCDDSLLVRKKLKSALEEQGYTGILEASDGLEAVALCREQKPDLVLMDIVMPRKDGIEALKEIKEFDKSIHVVMVSSVGTQGNLIKALKAGADNFMQKPVTIEALNELIHKMAQDRREA; translated from the coding sequence ATGAACCCCAAAGAAGTAAAGATCATGTTATGCGACGATTCCCTTCTTGTCCGCAAAAAGCTGAAGAGCGCACTGGAAGAGCAGGGCTACACCGGCATTCTGGAGGCGTCCGACGGCCTGGAGGCCGTTGCGCTCTGCCGGGAGCAGAAGCCCGACCTCGTTCTTATGGATATTGTTATGCCCCGCAAGGACGGCATTGAAGCCCTAAAGGAAATCAAGGAATTCGACAAGAGCATCCATGTCGTGATGGTGTCCTCCGTGGGAACACAGGGCAACCTCATCAAGGCGCTGAAAGCCGGCGCGGATAACTTCATGCAGAAGCCCGTCACGATCGAAGCACTGAACGAGCTGATTCACAAAATGGCCCAGGATCGGAGAGAAGCGTGA
- a CDS encoding septation ring formation regulator EzrA, with protein sequence MNKLISLTLTLVFLLGSPVSAADVPPKSGAVQDTAGMLSGRSLSALERAAEGPYSFHVLTVESLQGRPADAYATSVYRAWNLQREDVLVLLSESDRRIEVQFENPGLQRRLDALPADYDRDGLRESSIDEWVGAHFLPHAQQGDFAAGLLELMQSGQQLASSVPATGTPSGAGTAAGVSPGFGGLLPLLAGGLVLLLAGWFVMALLKRRRLSALQEELTGSAKTLIVEISRTQEALTPIRELYPGERTSEAADRLEEELTALSAEVQGRLERISGYAVPLLGAGSAARDLEAVRAELAAFRTRFEEARREVDHLAGLDRSISEEIGKLQSKAAAAEARVAELSARHGLPMDELKADLSGMREELERSSALQVSDLLAAEQEVLPLQEKLAAVRSELDKLPGYLEELERLPSRIETLRAETGRELAASGLRPAEAWDPYAPLAEAQRSGEAMRRALERGSLEEAGSASAAIAGLLERARGEAAGRAALRDAVTGRLQQIEAALTAYAAADRTYPEERTKAQAEFAEKHWGPAEESYRSLKTAAAGLRQGLEAARPLASPQTQAYTEAGRLTEELLLRLKEAEALYAAVLGVYTGPSRRLQELRDEEAQAWSLFRSGKSLAEARSLPLHTQGNRQLALLERELHGQKEHIHAALASPPYDLEELAALIARLSSDARAYQAGISRMAEEKEQAERMLREVHARYQAVALRAGSRLTHTGYTRSYAANMSEIQNLFVLGLYGDALQRLAAADQAVSQLDMAYHALLQEEQRQIPDAPEVLRVRRRLEQRRTFLRRRQLGRRRWWRTLLRRGRLVAGAGRACPP encoded by the coding sequence ATGAACAAGCTTATCTCACTCACCTTAACCCTGGTCTTCCTGCTCGGTTCACCGGTGTCGGCCGCCGATGTGCCCCCCAAAAGCGGCGCAGTCCAGGATACGGCCGGAATGCTGTCCGGCAGGAGCCTGTCCGCGCTCGAACGCGCAGCCGAAGGCCCCTACTCCTTTCATGTTCTGACCGTCGAGAGCCTCCAGGGCCGCCCGGCCGATGCCTACGCCACCTCCGTCTACCGGGCATGGAACCTGCAGCGCGAGGACGTGCTCGTCCTCCTCTCGGAGAGCGACCGCCGCATCGAAGTCCAGTTCGAGAATCCCGGCCTGCAGCGCCGGCTCGATGCGCTGCCCGCCGACTACGACCGGGACGGGCTGCGCGAGAGCTCCATCGACGAGTGGGTCGGGGCGCACTTCCTGCCCCATGCCCAGCAGGGCGACTTTGCCGCCGGGCTGCTCGAGCTGATGCAGTCCGGCCAGCAGCTCGCCTCCTCCGTGCCGGCCACCGGCACCCCATCCGGGGCCGGCACGGCGGCCGGCGTGAGCCCGGGCTTCGGCGGGCTCCTGCCCCTGCTGGCCGGGGGCCTCGTCCTGCTGCTCGCCGGCTGGTTCGTCATGGCGCTGCTGAAGCGCCGCCGGCTCTCCGCGCTGCAGGAGGAGCTCACCGGATCGGCGAAGACGCTGATCGTCGAGATCAGCCGGACGCAGGAAGCGCTGACGCCGATCCGCGAGCTGTATCCCGGCGAGCGGACCAGCGAAGCCGCCGATCGGCTCGAGGAGGAGCTGACGGCGCTGTCGGCCGAAGTGCAGGGCCGCCTCGAGCGCATCAGCGGCTATGCCGTCCCGCTGCTCGGCGCAGGCTCGGCCGCACGGGACCTCGAGGCGGTGCGCGCGGAGCTGGCCGCCTTCCGCACCCGCTTCGAGGAGGCCCGCCGGGAGGTGGACCACCTTGCCGGACTCGACCGCTCCATCTCCGAGGAGATCGGGAAGCTGCAGAGCAAGGCGGCGGCGGCCGAGGCCCGGGTGGCGGAGCTTTCCGCCCGGCACGGCCTGCCGATGGACGAGCTGAAAGCGGACCTGTCCGGCATGCGGGAGGAGCTGGAGCGCTCCTCCGCGCTGCAGGTCTCGGATCTGCTCGCAGCCGAGCAGGAGGTGCTGCCCCTGCAGGAGAAGCTGGCCGCGGTCCGCAGCGAGCTGGACAAGCTGCCGGGCTATCTTGAGGAGCTCGAGCGGCTCCCCTCCCGGATCGAGACCCTGCGGGCCGAGACCGGGCGCGAGCTGGCCGCCTCGGGGCTGCGGCCGGCCGAGGCGTGGGACCCGTACGCTCCGCTCGCGGAGGCGCAGCGGTCCGGCGAAGCGATGAGGCGGGCGCTGGAGCGCGGCTCCCTCGAGGAAGCCGGCAGCGCCTCGGCCGCCATCGCCGGCCTGCTGGAGCGGGCGCGCGGCGAAGCGGCCGGCCGGGCCGCCCTGCGGGATGCGGTAACCGGCCGCCTGCAGCAGATCGAAGCGGCGCTGACGGCCTATGCCGCGGCGGACCGCACGTACCCGGAGGAGCGGACCAAGGCCCAGGCCGAGTTCGCCGAGAAGCACTGGGGCCCGGCGGAGGAGAGCTACCGCTCGCTGAAGACGGCGGCAGCCGGGCTGCGGCAGGGCCTCGAGGCGGCCCGGCCGCTGGCCTCGCCGCAGACTCAGGCGTATACGGAGGCCGGCCGGCTTACAGAGGAGCTGCTCCTGCGGCTCAAGGAGGCGGAGGCGCTGTATGCGGCAGTGCTCGGCGTGTACACCGGGCCGTCGCGGCGGCTTCAGGAGCTCCGGGATGAGGAGGCGCAGGCGTGGTCGCTCTTCCGCAGCGGCAAGTCGCTGGCGGAAGCCCGCTCCCTCCCCCTCCACACCCAGGGGAACCGGCAGCTGGCGCTGCTGGAGCGCGAGCTCCACGGGCAGAAAGAGCATATCCATGCCGCGCTCGCCTCACCGCCCTACGATCTTGAGGAGCTCGCCGCGCTCATCGCGCGCCTATCCTCCGATGCGCGCGCCTATCAGGCCGGCATCTCGCGGATGGCCGAGGAGAAGGAGCAGGCGGAGCGGATGCTGCGCGAGGTGCATGCCCGGTACCAGGCCGTGGCTCTGCGGGCCGGCTCCCGGCTTACGCATACCGGCTACACGCGCAGCTATGCGGCGAACATGAGCGAGATTCAGAACCTGTTCGTGCTGGGGCTCTACGGAGATGCGCTGCAGCGGCTGGCCGCGGCCGACCAGGCCGTCTCCCAGCTGGACATGGCTTATCACGCCCTGCTGCAGGAGGAGCAGCGGCAGATCCCTGATGCGCCAGAGGTCCTCCGGGTACGGCGGAGGCTGGAGCAGCGGCGGACGTTCCTCCGGCGGCGGCAGCTGGGGAGGCGGCGGTGGTGGCGGACGCTCCTCCGGCGGGGGCGGCTGGTAGCAGGCGCGGGCAGGGCGTGCCCCCCGTGA
- a CDS encoding GNAT family N-acetyltransferase, translating into MASVRPLSPEDAEAFLKLRLEALREHPAAFSADEADWRSKSVEEAALLLSGARGSFVLGAFDAEGELVGMAGFQPNDKPKLSHKGILWGMYVTARVRRQGAGRALVEALLNRARLLPGIRRVNLGVIRTDGGACRLYASAGFQVYGTEPRSLHYDGTFYDEDLMYFEWEDGKTGRRGGCHDIGEEMGLGRPV; encoded by the coding sequence ATGGCGTCGGTCAGACCCCTGAGTCCGGAGGATGCAGAGGCGTTCCTGAAGCTTCGGCTGGAGGCCCTGAGAGAGCACCCCGCCGCTTTCTCTGCGGATGAAGCGGATTGGCGGTCCAAGAGCGTCGAGGAGGCGGCCCTCCTCCTGTCCGGAGCGAGAGGAAGCTTCGTACTGGGCGCCTTCGATGCGGAGGGGGAGCTGGTCGGCATGGCCGGCTTCCAGCCGAACGACAAGCCGAAGCTGAGCCACAAGGGCATCCTCTGGGGCATGTACGTTACGGCGCGGGTCCGGAGACAGGGCGCAGGACGGGCGCTGGTTGAGGCCCTGTTGAACCGGGCCCGCCTTCTGCCGGGGATCCGCAGGGTCAATCTCGGCGTGATCCGTACGGATGGCGGCGCGTGCAGGCTGTATGCTTCCGCAGGCTTTCAGGTATACGGCACGGAGCCGAGATCGCTGCACTATGACGGTACGTTCTATGATGAGGACCTGATGTATTTTGAGTGGGAAGACGGGAAGACGGGGAGACGGGGAGGCTGCCATGACATCGGAGAAGAAATGGGTCTGGGACGACCGGTATGA
- a CDS encoding DUF3891 family protein — MIVRDTGDAWVLTAQHEHARLSGDAARRFRPFFEGDPHFEDLVTAVYQHDLGWVRLDETPVWNDRASAPYSFIDYPLLPKLTHYRLGLDQVEELNPYAALLCSMHYAAFVEGSTDEESSAFHRYETGRQERIRKELGIPGAKELQKPFSLLKLCDRISLYVTLNEPGAGKEQEYPPYRTGFGQSESFHPDGSGILAARWISKSEIEMAPNPFEHTFRTSVRQKRVPKALAGEIGLAEAYRRTEETEQEVVFHGRTGEEEA; from the coding sequence ATGATCGTACGTGATACCGGGGACGCCTGGGTGCTGACGGCGCAGCATGAGCATGCCCGTTTGTCAGGGGATGCGGCCCGGCGCTTCCGGCCTTTTTTTGAGGGGGACCCGCACTTCGAGGACCTCGTGACGGCCGTATATCAGCATGATCTGGGCTGGGTGCGGCTCGATGAGACGCCGGTCTGGAACGACCGCGCTTCGGCGCCTTACTCGTTCATCGACTATCCGCTGCTGCCCAAGCTGACCCATTACCGGCTGGGGCTGGATCAGGTGGAGGAGCTTAATCCGTACGCCGCCCTGCTGTGCAGCATGCACTATGCCGCCTTTGTCGAGGGCAGCACGGATGAGGAAAGCAGTGCATTCCACCGTTACGAAACCGGCAGGCAGGAGCGGATTCGGAAGGAGCTGGGTATCCCGGGGGCGAAGGAGCTGCAAAAGCCGTTCAGCCTGCTGAAGCTGTGCGACCGCATCTCTTTGTATGTGACGTTAAATGAGCCGGGTGCGGGCAAGGAGCAGGAATATCCGCCGTACCGGACAGGGTTCGGACAATCGGAGTCCTTTCACCCGGATGGCTCGGGCATACTGGCGGCCAGGTGGATCAGCAAGTCGGAGATCGAGATGGCGCCGAACCCGTTTGAGCATACATTCCGTACCTCCGTCCGCCAGAAGCGGGTGCCGAAGGCTCTGGCCGGCGAGATCGGACTGGCCGAAGCGTACCGAAGGACCGAGGAAACGGAGCAGGAGGTCGTATTCCACGGCCGTACGGGAGAGGAGGAAGCGTGA